CAAGGATTCCACGGTGGTGCTTGCCCTGTGGCGCGTCGTGCTGGCCGAGCACGCGCCTGAAGCGCGAGTCCGCGCCCTGAATTTGGATACCGGCTGCAAATTTCCAGAAGTGCTCGCTTTTCGAGATCGTTTGGCCAGGGATTGGAATATTGATCTGCACATCATCCGGCCATCCGTGCCTTTGTCCCGGTATCCCCTGGCCCGGGATCCTTTGACATGTTGCCGGGACTTGAAGGTTGTTCCCCTGAACAACGCCTTGCAAAACCTTGGAATTTCGGCCTTGTTGACCGGTGTGCGCGCGGACGAGAACCCCAACCGTGCCGGTCATCCCTGGCTGGAAGAACACGTCGATCCGGTTCATGTCCGGGCCGCGCCAATTCTTGAATGGACGGAGCTCGATGTTTGGACTTTCCTCGTGCGTGAAGGCATTCCCTGGTGTCCGCTATACGATGAAGGGTATCGTTCCCTGGGATGCATGCCCTGCACCAGTCGCTCCGGCCACGGCGAGCGTTCGGGCCGTGACAGCCGCAAGGAGGAGCACATGGGGCAACTGCGGAGCCTTGGCTACTTCTGATCCGCGTCGGGCCCTTGTCCTTGGCTTTGAAAGCCAAATTCAGTAGTCTCCCGCGCCATGACACTTCACGACTTCGCGGCCCTCGCGCCGCGCACGAAAACCCGCGCGATTTCCGTGGGTGGAATTGGTATCGGCGGCGACAATCCCATCCGTGTCCAGTCCATGACCAACACCGACACCCGCGATGTGGCCGCGACCCTGGTCCAGATCTTGGCCCTGGCCGAGGCCGGGTGCGAGATCGCGCGTCTGGCCGTCTTGGACGTGGAAGCGGCCATGGCCTTGCGCCGTATCTGTGACCAAGCTCCGGTGCCGCTCATCGCGGACATCCATTTCGACTCGCGCCTAGCGGTCATGGCCGTGGAAGCGGGCGTGGGCGGTTTGCGCATCAACCCTGGCAATATCGGCGGCCCGGACAAGGTTGACCGCGTGGTGGACGCGGCGCGCGCGGCCGGGGTGCCCATCCGTATCGGTGTCAACAGCGGCTCGGTCGACAAGGGCTTGCTCAAAAAACATGGCGGGCCGACCCCGGAGGCCATGG
This is a stretch of genomic DNA from Deltaproteobacteria bacterium. It encodes these proteins:
- a CDS encoding phosphoadenosine phosphosulfate reductase, whose amino-acid sequence is MTLEEKRALAMARMRQTLECFGLGTTVGWTGGKDSTVVLALWRVVLAEHAPEARVRALNLDTGCKFPEVLAFRDRLARDWNIDLHIIRPSVPLSRYPLARDPLTCCRDLKVVPLNNALQNLGISALLTGVRADENPNRAGHPWLEEHVDPVHVRAAPILEWTELDVWTFLVREGIPWCPLYDEGYRSLGCMPCTSRSGHGERSGRDSRKEEHMGQLRSLGYF